The genomic region GCCCGTCCATCACGGTACGTCTGCTGGAGCACCTCAGCCCGCCCGCGTTCCCGCACGACGACGCCGGGCTGTCACCTCGGGAACTCGACGTCGTGAAACTCGTCGCCCGAGGCCTGACGAACGCCGAGATCGCCGCACAGCTCTTCATCGCCGTCGGCACTGTCAAGACCCACCTGGCGAGCGTCCAGATGAAACTCCCGGCCCGCAACCGGGTCGAGATCGCCGCCTGGGCCTGGGAGCGCCGCCTCGTCAGCTGAGGACCTTGACCGCCGAGCGTGCCGGGACCATCGGATCCGACGCGCGTCGGCGGATGAGTGGCGCTCGGCTCTGGCGCGGTCGACGACATCTTGGGACGCTAGCGATCGTGTATGACTACGACCTGTTGGTGCTGGGTTCCGGACCCAGCGGTCAGAAGGCCGCGATCGCCGCCGCCAAGCTCGGCAGGCGGGTCGGCATCGTGGACCGCCGCGACATGATCGGTGGGGTGTGCATCAACACCGGCACCGTGCCGTCCAAGACACTGCGCGAGGCCGTGCTCTATCTGACCGGCCTGAGCCAGCGGGATCTCTACGGCAGCAGCTACCGGGTCAAGGAGGAGATCACGGTAAGCGACCTGGCCGCCCGGACCCAGCACGTGATCACCAGGCAGACCGACGTCATCCGCAACCAGCTCGCCCGCAACCGCGTCGCGATGATCACCGGAACGGGGCGTTTCGCGGACGCCCACTCCATCTGGGTGGACGCCGGGTCGGGCCGCGAGTCCAAGGTGACCTTCGACAAGGCCATCATCGCCGCGGGCACCCGCCCGGCCCGCCCGGACAGCGTCGACTTCGACGACCGCACCATCGTGGACTCCGACGGCGTCATCAACCTCCAGGCCGTACCCCGCAGCATGGTGGTGGTCGGCGCCGGCGTGATCGGCATGGAGTACGCGTCGATGTTCGCCGCGCTCGGCACGAAGGTGACAGTCGTGGAGCGCCGCGACCGGATGCTCGACTTCTGCGACGAGGAGGTCGTCGAGTCGCTCAAATACCACCTGCGGGACCTGTCCGTGGCGTTCCGCTTCGGCGAGGAGGTCGCCGCTGTGGAAAAGCACCAGACGGCCGCGCTGTGCATCCTCAAGAGCGGCAAGAAGATCGTCGCCGACACGGTGATGTACTCGGCCGGCCGGCAGGGCCAGACCGACGACCTGGCCCTGGAGGCGGCCGGCTTGGAGGCGGACCGACGCGGCCGGATCGCTGTCGACGCCAACTACCGCACCCCCGTCGACAACATCTACGCGGTCGGCGACGTGATCGGCTTCCCGGCGCTTGCGTCCACCTCGATGGAGCAGGGCCGGCTGGCCGCGCAGCACGCCTGCGGCGAGCCGATCCGTGAGATGCACGGCCTGCAACCCATCGGCATCTACACCATCCCCGAGATCAGCTTCGTCGGGCAGACCGAGGCGCAGCTCACCGACGCCTCGACGCCGTTCGAGGTGGGCATCGCCCGCTACCGCGAGCTGGCCCGGGGCCAGATCGTCGGTGACTCGTACGGGATGTTGAAGCTGCTCGTCTCCCCCGACGACGGACGGCTGCTCGGGGTGCACGTGTTCGGCACCGCCGCCACCGAGATCGTCCACATCGGGCAGGCCGTGATCGGGTGCGGTGGCACTATCGACTACCTGGTGGACGCGGTGTTCAACTATCCCACCTTGGCCGAGGCGTACAAGGTGGCCGCTCTGGACGCGTCCAACAAGATCCGCAACATCACCCGTATCGACGGCTAGTTTCCACCTTCGACCTGGCCTGCGGACCATCCCCGATCACCCGTTGGCGGGATGCCCCGACGGCTGTCCCCGATGCCAGAATTTCCCCATGCGACACGCCATCGTCGGGCGGGACGAGGTGTTCGACCGGGCCTGGCGGCAGCTGGGCCGCCCCGGGCCGGTGCTGGTGGAGGGGCCAGCCGGCATCGGCAAATCCGAACTCTGGCGGGCGCTCGTCGCGCAGGCCAGGCAGGCGGGTTGGCTGGTGCTGAGCTGCGCGCCCACCGAGGCCGAGGCGGAGCTTCCGTACGCCGCCCTGGCCGACCTGCTGCGCCCGCTCGCCGACCGGGTCGCCGCGCTGCCCGAGCCACAGAGGACCGCAGCCGAGGTCGTGCTCCTCGCCGGCGACGTCCGGGAGGCCGTCGACGTGCGAGTGGTCGGGGCCGCGACCCGCTCACTGCTGGAAGCGACGGCGCCGGACGCCCACCCGGCGGTCCTGGTGGCCGTGGACGACGCGCCCTGGCTGGACCGGCCGAGCGAACGCGCGTTGCGGTACGCGCTGCGGCGCGTGGCGGGCCTGAGCGTGTTGGTGAGTCGCCGACGCGGGCGGGGCGATCCCGAGGACGTGCCGCTCGGGCTCGACGAGGGCCGCGACGGCAGCCGGCTCGAACGGGTGGAGCTGCCGCCGCTCGACGTCGGCGCGCTGCACCACGTCCTGCGCGACCAGTTGGGCGTCACGCTCTCCCGACCCATGCTGGTGCGGGTGGCGCGGGAGGCCGGCGGCAATCCGCTGCTGACCATCGAGGTCGTACGCGCCATGCAACGCCTGCCGCGCCAACCCTCGCCCGGCGACGACCTGCCGGTGGCCGCGTCCATGCATCACCTGCTCGCGGACGTCGTCGCCGGGTTGTCCCCCGCCAGTCGTGACGCGGTACGGCTGGCCGCGCTGCTGACAGTGCCCACGCTTGTCGACCTGACGACGGCGGGGGTGCCCGCCACCGCGCTGGACGCCCCCGAGGAGGCCGGGCTGGTCGTCGTGACACCGACGGGCGTGCGGTTCACCCACCCGGTGCACGCCGCCGCCGTACGCGCCGGCATCCCGCCGGGCGTCCGCCGCCGGCTGCACCACAGGCTGGCCGACCTGGTGGCCGATCCGGACGAGCGGGCCCGGCACCTGGCGCTGTGCACAACGGAACCGGACCCGGCGGTCGCTGACACACTCGCCGCCGCTGCCGACCGGTGGCACAGCCGGGGAGCGCCCGACCTCGCCGCCGACCTGCACGACCGCGCCGGCCAGCTCACTCCCGTCGACGATCGGGTACGGCTGGGCCAGCGGCGGCTCGCCGCGGCCCGCTGCAGGCTCGACAGCGGTGACCTGCCGGCAGCCCGGCAGGCGGCCGAGGCGGTGGCGGCCGACTTCTCCGGTGACCTGCGCGCCGAGTCGCTGCTGCTGCGTGCCATCGTCGCCTGGTCCACCGGCGAGGCCGGACAGGCGGCCGTGGAGTTTGGCACCCGAGCACTGGCGGCGGCCCGGCCCGACTCGGCACTGGCCGGCCGCATCCACGCCCACCTGGCCGTCTTCAACGACCACACCGAGCCGGCACGGGCGCACGCCGAGGCCGCCGCCGCGCTGTTGGACGGCCGCGACGACGAACACGACCTGCTCGCCGCCGCGCTGGTCCTGCTCTTCTTCCAGGAGGTACGCCTCGGGCGGGCGCCGCGCACCGACCTGTTGGAGCGGGCTCTCGCCCTGGAGGGCGACAAACCGTCGTGGCTGGCGAGCACGGTGCCGGCGATCTGGTGGAAGTCGATGGACGACGCGGAGCGTGCCCGCAGTCGACTGCGCCAGATGCTCGGTCGGGCCGAGGCCCGCGGCGACGAGCCCCTGCAACACGAGTTGCTGTCGCACCTGGGTGAGG from Micromonospora profundi harbors:
- the sthA gene encoding Si-specific NAD(P)(+) transhydrogenase; translated protein: MYDYDLLVLGSGPSGQKAAIAAAKLGRRVGIVDRRDMIGGVCINTGTVPSKTLREAVLYLTGLSQRDLYGSSYRVKEEITVSDLAARTQHVITRQTDVIRNQLARNRVAMITGTGRFADAHSIWVDAGSGRESKVTFDKAIIAAGTRPARPDSVDFDDRTIVDSDGVINLQAVPRSMVVVGAGVIGMEYASMFAALGTKVTVVERRDRMLDFCDEEVVESLKYHLRDLSVAFRFGEEVAAVEKHQTAALCILKSGKKIVADTVMYSAGRQGQTDDLALEAAGLEADRRGRIAVDANYRTPVDNIYAVGDVIGFPALASTSMEQGRLAAQHACGEPIREMHGLQPIGIYTIPEISFVGQTEAQLTDASTPFEVGIARYRELARGQIVGDSYGMLKLLVSPDDGRLLGVHVFGTAATEIVHIGQAVIGCGGTIDYLVDAVFNYPTLAEAYKVAALDASNKIRNITRIDG
- a CDS encoding AAA family ATPase gives rise to the protein MRHAIVGRDEVFDRAWRQLGRPGPVLVEGPAGIGKSELWRALVAQARQAGWLVLSCAPTEAEAELPYAALADLLRPLADRVAALPEPQRTAAEVVLLAGDVREAVDVRVVGAATRSLLEATAPDAHPAVLVAVDDAPWLDRPSERALRYALRRVAGLSVLVSRRRGRGDPEDVPLGLDEGRDGSRLERVELPPLDVGALHHVLRDQLGVTLSRPMLVRVAREAGGNPLLTIEVVRAMQRLPRQPSPGDDLPVAASMHHLLADVVAGLSPASRDAVRLAALLTVPTLVDLTTAGVPATALDAPEEAGLVVVTPTGVRFTHPVHAAAVRAGIPPGVRRRLHHRLADLVADPDERARHLALCTTEPDPAVADTLAAAADRWHSRGAPDLAADLHDRAGQLTPVDDRVRLGQRRLAAARCRLDSGDLPAARQAAEAVAADFSGDLRAESLLLRAIVAWSTGEAGQAAVEFGTRALAAARPDSALAGRIHAHLAVFNDHTEPARAHAEAAAALLDGRDDEHDLLAAALVLLFFQEVRLGRAPRTDLLERALALEGDKPSWLASTVPAIWWKSMDDAERARSRLRQMLGRAEARGDEPLQHELLSHLGEAELLAGRWDEAQRHIAAARDLGDQLGSGLVAETWLAALLDAHRGRLAEAARVAESGLRLAEELDDDWCRRIHQQLAGFVALSAGRMAEAAAAYTALAATIDAQGLVEPLAMRFEPDWIEACVGAGELDRATAVLHRLDARHRRLPRPWTILGTARARVLLDSATGRDPGPALEELTAARNAVPPDVLPLDRARCLFVAGMAYRRCRRKLPARQALEVAVAEFSAIGAAAFAERARAELARVGGRAPTPRHLTPTEERVARLAARGRTNRAIADELFVSPKTVEANLARVYRKLGISTRAELGAAMTRADAQT